A window from Anomalospiza imberbis isolate Cuckoo-Finch-1a 21T00152 chromosome 8, ASM3175350v1, whole genome shotgun sequence encodes these proteins:
- the PRLHR gene encoding prolactin-releasing peptide receptor, with the protein MMNSDNLTSQSFLSAIHSNTSNLFSGLQFVQSFKPLIIPCYSLVVFIGVIGNYLLIYVICKTKKMHNVTNFLVGNLAFSDMLMCATCVPLTLAYAFEPRGWVYGRFMCYFVFLMQPVTVFVSVFTLTVIAVDRYCATVYPFRRRLTIPICAYILAAIWLLSCTLAAPALVHTYHAEFPELDFSICEEFWFHMKRDRLAYAYSTLIITYVLPLAVISLSYLRISVKLKNRVVPGNVTQGQAEWDRARRRKTFRLLVLVVAAFGVCWLPLHIFNMIKDIDISLIDKQYFNFIQLLCHWFAMMSACTNAFLYAWLHDSFRGELKKMFAWRKKKIGPATNCIMASVVL; encoded by the coding sequence atgatGAATTCGGACAATTTAACCTCCCAAAGCTTCCTCTCTGCGATTCACAGCAACACCAGCAATTTATTCTCAGGGCTCCAGTTTGTTCAGTCCTTCAAGCCACTCATCATCCCCTGCTACTCGCTGGTGGTTTTTATTGGTGTCATTGGCAATTACCTTCTCATCTATGTCATctgcaagacaaaaaaaatgcacaacGTCACCAACTTTCTGGTAGGCAATCTGGCTTTCTCAGACATGCTTATGTGTGCCACCTGTGTGCCCCTGACCCTGGCCTATGCCTTTGAGCCCCGGGGATGGGTTTACGGGCGCTTCATGTGCTACTTTGTTTTCCTGATGCAACCGGTCACGGTGTTTGTGTCAGTCTTCACCCTGACTGTCATAGCTGTGGACAGGTACTGTGCCACGGTGTACCCGTTCCGCAGGAGGCTCACCATCCCCATCTGTGCTTACATCCTGGCTGCTATTTGGCTACTGAGCTGCACTTTGGCTGCCCCAGCCTTGGTGCACACCTACCACGCAGAGTTCCCAGAGCTGGACTTCTCCATCTGTGAGGAGTTTTGGTTTCACATGAAAAGAGATCGTTTGGCTTATGCCTACAGCACCCTCATCATCACCTATGTATTGCCTTTGGCTGTCATCTCCCTGTCCTACCTGAGGATCTCAGTCAAGCTGAAGAACCGTGTAGTCCCAGGCAACGTCACCCAGGGCCAAGCTGAGTGGGACCGTGCCAGGAGGAGAAAGACTTTTCGCTTGCTGGTCTTAGTGGTGGCAGCCTTTGGAGTCTGTTGGCTGCCCCTGCACATCTTCAACATGATAAAGGACATCGACATCAGCTTGATTGACAAGCAGTACTTCAACTTCATCCAGCTGCTGTGCCACTGGTTTGCAATGATGTCTGCTTGTACCAATGCCTTCCTCTATGCCTGGCTCCATGACAGCTTCAGGGGagagctgaaaaaaatgtttgcctggaggaagaagaaaattggaCCTGCTACAAACTGCATTATGGCCAGTGTGGTGCTGTAA